TCGTTCCCAGGGCGGCCGTCCCGCGTGGTGGGCACAACAGAAGAAACCCCCACCGAAGTGGGGGTGTTTGGTTGCAGGGACAGGATTTGAACCTGCGACCTCCGGGTTATGAGCCCGACGAGCTACCAGACTGCTCTACCCTGCGTTACTCTGGTTCTTCTTTTCGCTCTTTCTTCGCGTTGCCGCGTTCAGTGCTCAGGAATAGTATCTCCCGTTTCCGGATCTGTCAACACCTGCGTGCCGGTCCTCCACTGTCCATCAAGGATTGGCGGGCACAGCGACAGTCCACCCCGGGACGGGAAAGGTACGCTGGGCAGCGTGACCACGCCCGAGCCGACCGACCTGCCCACCCGTAAACTGCGGCACATCGAGGCTTGCCTGCGCCCCGACAGTCAGTACGCGCGGCAGACCACCGGGCTGGAGGACGTGCCCTGGCCGTACCGGGCCCTGCCGGAACGCAACCTGGAGGACGTGGACCTGCGCACCACCTTCCTGGGCCGCCCTCTGGCCGCGCCGGTCCTGATCGGCGCGATGACCGGCGGGGCCGAGGCGGCGGGCCGCATCAACCGTAACCTCGCCGTGGCGGCGCAGCGGCTGGGGATCGGCATGATGCTCGGCTCGCAGCGCGTGATGCTGGAACGCCCGGAGGCCGCCGCGTCCTTCCAGGTGCGGGACGTCGCGCCGGACATTCCCCTGATCGGGAATCTGGGCGGCGCGCAGTTCCTCCTCGGCTACGGTCCCGAGCAGGCCCGGCGCGCGGTGCGGGAAGTCGGGGCGGACGCGCTGGCCATTCACGTGAATCCGTTACAGGAGGCCATGCAGGTCGGTGGGGACACCCGCTGGGCGGGGTTGCGGGACCGGCTGGCCGAGGTGCTACTCGAACTGGACTTCCCGGTGATCCTCAAGGAGGTCGGGCACGGCCTGGACTCGGCGTCGGCGGCCCTGGCGGCCCCACTGGGGTTCGCGGCGCTGGACGTGGCCGGGGCGGGTGGGACCAGCTGGGCGCGCGTGGAGCAGATCGTGCAGTTCGGCGAGGTCCGCACGCCCGACCTGTGCGACCTGGGCGTGCCGACCGCGCAGGCGCTGCGGGACGCGCGACTGGCCGCGCCGGGCGTGCCGCTGATCGCGTCGGGCGGCATCCGCACGGGCCTAGACGCCGCGCGCGCCCTGTGCCTGGGAGCCGGGGTGGTCGCGGTGGCCCGCCCGCTGCTGGAACCTGCCCTGGCGAGCGCCGAGGCGGCCGAGGCGTGGCTGGCGAACTTCATCCATGAGCTGCGGGTGGCGCTGTTCGTGGGCGGTTACGCGGGCGTGACCGAACTGCGCTGCTGAACGACCCGCACCGAGGCGCGCAGGGCAGGAAAGGAGAGCGGCGCCGTGCGGGTGTACGATCCGGACGACGGCCGTTCTTTCCCCGTCCGCTGGAGGCCCCATGCCCTTCACCTGTTGTCTCCGTCCCATGTCTGCCCGGTGGTCTGTCCGGAGCTGGTCCGGGCGGTGTTGAGGTGGCGGCGCGGGTCTGGTGGGCGGCCCTGCTGCTGGGCGGCTGCGTCGGCCTGTCACTGGAGTCCGGCGTGAACAGGCTGCCGGTCCCGCTGAGTCAGGCGCGCACCTGGGGGTACCAGCTCACCGGGTACGGCAGGGACCGGTTGTCACGCGTGACGGCCTCACCGTTCGACGTGGTCGTGGTCGACACCATGGATGACGATGGTCAGCCCTGGCCCGCCCCGGAGGTCGCGCGTGCCGCCCGCGCGCACGTCCTGCTGGGCTACCTGAGCGTCGGCGCGGCCGAGGAGTACCGCCCGTACTGGCAGCCCGGCTGGCGCCACGGAATCCCCGCGTGGCTGCTGAACGAACAGCCCGACTGGCCCGGCAACTACGACGTGGCCTACTGGGACGCCGACTGGCAGGCGCTGACGCTGCGCGAACTGGACCGCGTGATCGACCAGGGCTTCACCGGCGCGTACCTGGACCTGATCGACGCCTACGAACAGCACCCGGACCGGCCCGCTGCCCGCGCCGAGATGGTGGGGTGGGTGTGCCGCCTCGCCGCGCACGCCCGCGCCCGCCGCGCCGGGTTCCTGATCGTCCCGCAGAACGCCGCCGAACTCATCCGCGACCCCCTCTACGCCCCCTGCGTGGACGCTCTGGGCAGCGAGGAAACCTACGTGTACGCCATGAACCGGCCCACCGAGGCCGCCCGCCGCGACGCTCTGCTCGCCGACTACGCCCTGTGGAAGGCCGCCGGGAAACCCGTGTTCACCGTGGACTACGCCGACCAGCCCGACCTGATCGGGCGCACGTACGCCCAGGCCCGCGCCCAGGGCCTCATCCCCTACGTCACCGTCCGCGAAGCTGACCGCCTCACCCCGGGTCAGTAGAGGAGGGGAGCCGGCGCTTAAATCTCCGGTTCCCCTCCAACTCGCTCCGCTCGGGTGAAACGGACCTCGCAGACCGTTCCACCGGAGAGATCACATGTTGTGCAGGACGTTCATGATGTCGCCGTCCTTCATGACGTACTCCTTGCCTTCGGTCCGCACCCAGCCCTTGCTCTTGGCGTTCGCCCAGCCGCCGGCCTCGACCATCTTGTCCCACTCGATGACCTCGGCGCGGATGAAGCCGCGTTCCAGGTCGCTGTGGATCTCCCCGGCGGCCTCCGGGGCCTTCTCGCCGCGGCGGATCGTCCAGGCGCGCACTTCCTTCTCGCCGCTCGTGATGAACGTGATCAGGCCCAGCGTGTCGTACCCGACCGTGACGAGCTGGTCCAGGCCGCTCTCCTGCACGCCCAGTTCCTCCAGGAACGCGCGGGCCTCGTCCTCTGGCATCTCGGCCAGTTCACCCTCGATCTGCGCGCTGATCTTCACGACCTGCGCGCCCTCGGCGGCGGCGTACTCGCGCACCCGCTGCACGTACTCGTTGTCCTCGGTCAGGTTGTCCTCGCCGACGTTCGCGACGTAGATCACGGGTTTGGTGGTGATCAGCCCGAACTCCTTGGGGATGGGCGCGTCGTACGTCCCGGCGCGGGCGGGTTTGCCCTCGGACAGCACGGCGATGATCTGCTCGGCCAGTTCCGCCTGCTCCTTGGCGTCCTTGTCGTTCCCCTTGGCTTTCTTCTGGAGGTTCTGGAGGCGTTTTTCCAGGCCGCCCAGGTCCGCGAGGATCAGTTCGGTGTTGATCGTCTCGATGTCGTCGATGGGGTCCACGCGGCCCGCGACGTGAATGACGTTCCCATCTTCGAAGCAGCGGACGACGTGCGCGATGGCGTCCACCTCGCGGATGTTCGCCAGGAACTGGTTCCCCAGGCCCTCGCCCTTACTGGCGCCCTTCACGAGGCCCGCGATGTCCACGAACTCCACGAACGTCGGGATGATCGGCGGGACGCGCTCACCCTTCGTGAACACGCGGCTCAGCGCGGCGAGGCGCTCGTCCGGGACGGTCACGCGACCCACGTTCGGTTCGATCGTCGCGAACGGGTAGTTCGCCGCGAGCGCCCCGGCGCGCGTGATGGCGTTGAACAGCGTGCTTTTGCCCACGTTGGGCAGACCGACGATACCAATAGCAAGACCCATACAGACTCCTTCCACGCGCCACTTGGCACGGCGCGGCAACCCTGACAGTGTACAGGGCCGCGCCCGCCCCGGCACCTGCTGCCCGGTCCGCCTGCTACATGTCCGGTGTCTCGCGTCCTGCGGCGCTGCCCGGCACGAAAACACCCCTGCCAGGGCAGGGGCGTGGGTGGGTGGATTAGGTTGCACGGTCCGCCAGAGGCCCGGGGTTTGACCGCACCGGGCGTCATTGGATCAGGTGCAACGCGCCCAGTGTCTCCGCATGGCCGCGTTCGATTTGTAGCTCTTCTGGCAGTATGGGTCGTTGTTAAACCCTCGTCCAAGGTCAGGATGAGACCCCCGGGCCATGGTGTTCAGCGGGCCATGAGGGGCCGGTCGAGCGTGTCGCAGGCGACGCCGTCGTGGTTGAGGTCGCGGCTGCCGGAGTAGGCCGCCTCGGTGCGGCGCAGGCCCTTCAGTCCAAGTGGCACGAGCTGTCGGCAGTCTCCGCTGACGTTCACGGTTGTCCGGAGGACCCAGCCGCGCCTGGGTCCCTGCTGCACGTCGCACCACAGGGCGAAGCAGCGGCGCAGGTCGAGGCGGGTGCCAGCGGGCAGGGAGCGCAGCGGCGCGCTGGTCTGGTTCGGTACGGGGTAGAGCGTGGCGGCCGGGACGACCCAGGCGGGTGTGGCGAGCGCCACGCCGCTCAGCATCAGCGGCAACAGGAGGCGGGTCAGGCGGGGCATGGTCCCGCTCAGTGTACCGGGCACGGTGAACGCCTCCCTTCACCCGAGGGGGGGGAGGCGCAGGGCGGTGCTGGGCTTACTGGTAGTCGACGCTGAGGATCTCGAACTCGGCGCTGCCCTTGGGGAGCTGCACGGTGACCTTCTCCCCGGCGCGGCGGCCGGCGAGGGCCTTGCCGATGGGGCTGGCGTCGCTGATCTTGCCGTTCAGGACGTCCACCTCGTACGTGCCGACCAGCTCGAACTGGTGCTCCTTGCCCTTCGCGTCACGCACGCGAACCTTGGCGCCCAGCCCGGCGCCTCCGGTGGCGTCCTCTTCGATGATCAGGGCGCGTTCCAGCTGACGTTCGAGTTCGGAGATGCGGGCCTCGTTCTCGCTCTGCTGCATGCGGGCCTCGTCGTACGCGGCGCTTTCTCGCAGGTCGCCGTCCTCGATGGCGCGGCCCATGTTCTCGGAGATCTCCTCGCGTTTGGTGGTCTTCAGGAAGTGCAGGGTTTCGACCAGTTTGTCGTACCCGCGCTGGGTCATCGTGATGCGATCCTTCGTCATAGACAGTCAAGTATAGGCGGTTTCCGGTGGTGGCGAGGTGGAACCTGACCGGTCGTTCCGGCCGGCAACATGAAGGTCACCCTGCCGTTTCCCCATGTGACGGCGCTACGGAGCCCGTACCCTCCGGGACATGACACGAGACGACGCGAGCGACTACGCCCCCGAGGGCGAGATCCGGGACGACGGCACCACCGGCGAACTGCTGAACGACAAGATGGCAGCCGAGGATCTGCTGCGCGGCGCCGCCAGTGCCGAGAGCAGCAACCCGAACGACCAGCCGGGTTTTCAGGACGGCGTACTGGGCGGCAGTGACTTCGAGGACCGCCAGGGCACCCCGAACAACGACGGGGACAGCGACCTCGAAGGCCGCGCGGCAGGCGGCGAGGGCACGCACCGCAGCGGCGGCATCGACGGCGGCCCGGCCCGCACGATGCCGCTCCCCGGCGCGAAGAAGTAATTCACTCAGTCAGGGGGGACCCCGGCCACACGGTCAGGGTCCCCTCGACGTAGGGTGATTCAGCGGGTCTCGCTGCTGATCCCCAGGTTGTTCGCGACCGCCTGCTGCACCTGCTTCTGCGTGTCCATCACCTCAACCTCGACCTGAGCGCCGCTCTCGAGGTCCATCACGAAGTGGTCACCGTCCAGCCGGACGCGCGAGAGGATCTGCTCCTCACCCTCCGGGCGGGTGGTGGCGCGCAGGTCCACGAACCGCCGCAGGGGCGTGCGGATCACCTTCGGCGCCAGGATCTCCTCAACCTGGAAGATCCCGCCGGAGTTGTTCATGGTGACGCTGATCAGCACCGGCTTGTCCCGCCCGCGCTCGATGACCACCTGATCCACGGCCAGCGCGCTGATCGAGTGGATGTCCACGCTGCCCAGGCTGAACGCCTTGCGGCCGCGGCCCTTGGTGATGTCCGTGCCGTCCGCGACGGCCACGATCCCGCCCTCCATGGTCAGCGGTGCGGGGTTCAGGTCGTGGCAGTTGATGGCGCCCAGGATGAACGAGCGCACCTTCACGCGTTTGAACGGGTCAGGGTACAGCGGCGTCATGATCCGGTCGATGATCGGCAGGGCCAGCGCCACGCCGTGCGCCTCGTGACCCACGCGGTGAATCTGATTGCCGATATCGTGCAGCATCGTCCCCAGGATGACGGTCAGGAACACATCGTCCGTGTCGCCGACGCCACTTTCCATGATGTCGGTCCGCACGCCACCCTCCAGCAGGAGTTCGGTGATCGCCAGGCCCGCCGCACCCGTGATGAACGCGTGCACCCGCCCGTGGTCGTTGTACCCCAGCTTGCGCATGGTGATGTAGTTGGCCATGTCCCAGTGCGCCAGCGCCTCCGGGTCGTTTCGCAGGGCGTCGTACGCGGCCAGCGCACGTGGGTACTCCCGCAGGTCGGTGCGGATCGCCTGGTTGGCCTCCTCGATCAGTTTCGCGCGGGGCGTGGTGAACTCCACCACGCGGGTCTTCCCGGCAGTGGGGCCCTCCTCGCGGCCCGCCACGTCACTGACCTTGCCGCCTTCGACCTGCAGGCGGAACTTCTGCTCGCCTGCGCCCATGCCGTCCTCATTCACCCTGGAACTCCGCGCGGCGCTTGTTCAGGAAGGCGTCCACCCCCTCACGGAAATCCTTCGTGGCGACCGTCATACCGAACAGGTCCGCCTCGACCTCCAGCCCGGCCTCCAGCGTGGTGTCCAGCCCGCGGCGCACCGCCTCCTTGACCAGGGACAGCGCGATCGGGGCGTTCTTCAGCATCAGCTCGGCCACCTCGCGCGCCTTGGTCAGGGCGTCGTCCGCGACGTAGTTCACGAGACCCATGCCCAGCGCCTCGTCGGCCTTCACCTGACGGGCCGTGAGCATCAGGTCCAGCGCGCGGCCCGCGCCGACCAGCCGCGCCAGACGCTGCGTGCCGCCGAAACCGGGAATCAGGCCCAGGGACACCTCCGGCAGGCCCAGGCGGGCGGTCGTGGCGGCCACGCGCACGTCGCACGCCAGCGCCAGTTCCAGCCCGCCGCCCAGCGCGAAACCGTTCACGGCCGCGATCACCGGAATCGGCAGCGAGGAGATCTGATGCATGACGTCCTGTCCGGCCAGGGACAGCTCGCGGCCGTCGTACACGCCCTCCAGGTTCTCGAATTCGCTGATGTCCGCGCCCGCCACGAACGCCTTGTCCCCGGCGCCCGTGATGATCAGCGCGCCGACCTCGGCGTCCTCCACGATCAGGTTCACGGCCTGCGCGATCTCCGACAGGGTGTCGGCACTCAGGGCGTTCAGCGCGCGTGGGCGGTTGATGGTCAGCACCGCGATGGGGCCATGCTGGTCGATCTGCACGTTGTTGAACTCGAATTCATCCAGTTGGGTCATGCGTTTATCCTGCCACAGCCCGCTCCGGCCACCAAGAAATCCAGTAGCACAGCAGGTGCCGCCCGGATGGACGGCCCCCGACGCGACCGGCGGTCAATCGCGCGCGGCGAGCGTCACGATGGCGTCCAGCGCCACACGCACCATGCGGTCCACCCCGGCGGCCAGCACGTCGTCCGGCACCAGCTGCGGATCGCCGATATCGTTGCTGCAGGCCGTCAGGCACGCCGCGCGCAGCCCCCGCTGAGCGGCCACGAGGAAGATCGCGCTGGCCTCCATCTCGAAGCCCAGCACGCCCCGCCCCGCCCACAGCCGCGCGTGCTCGGGCGTGCTGGCGTAGAAGGCGTCCTCGGTCATGACCAGCCCCACGTGGTGCGGGGCGCCGCTGGCACGGGCCGCCTGCACGCTGGCCTCCACGACCTCGAAGCTCGCAGAGGGCGCGTACGGCGCGCCGCCGAGCATCTGCCGGGTGGTCCCGTCGTTCGGCACGGCCGCCGTGGCGATCACCAGATCACCGGGCGCCACGCTGGGGGTCGCGCCGCCCAGCGTCCCCACCCGGATGAGGGTCCGCGCGCCCAGCCGCGCGAGTTCCTCCGCGACGATCGCCGCGCTCGGGCAGCCCATCCCGGTCGTCTGCACGCTGACCGGCACGCCCTGATACGTGCCCGTGAAGCCCAGCAGCTGCCGGTGACTGGTGTACTCCCGCGCGTCCTGTAAGTATGTCTCGGCAATGTGACGCGCGCGGTTGGGATCGCCGGGCAGCAGAACGTAAGGGGCGACATCTCCAGGCTGGGCTCGAACATGAATCTGACTCATGCGCCGGAGTATAGGGGGCGGGCCGCGCCCTCCTGCCGCAGGAAGTGAGTTGCATGGGGGTGAGAAACTGCTCATGAAACAGGAACGTGACACTCCAGACAGCTTTCTCATCAGACCGCGAAATAAGGCCGACAGCACGACAAAACACGACCTCATGGAGAGAGGCGATTTTGCCATGCCCCACTCACGTTGAAGGCAGAGGTCAGTTCAGCCTCATAAATCATGTGTTCTGGCCTCCAGTCGGCATGGCCAGTTCACAAAGACCTCACTGGTCCTGCCTACCGTGAAGCCCAGAGGAGCACGTCACATTGTGCCGATGTTTCCGATTCAGACCGCTCAAGGAGAACACAACATGCGCAAATCACTGATCATCGCGTCCACCCTGGCCCTCAGCCTCGGCGCAGCCAGCGCCCAGACCACCACCACGACCGCCGCCCCCGCCCAGGTCACCCTGAGCGACGTTCCCGCCGGTCACTGGGCCAAAGACGCCGTGGACAAGATCGTTCAGTGCGGCCTGATCCAGGGCTTCCCCGACGGCACGTACCGTGGCAACGAGAACCTCACCCGCTACCAGGCGGCCCTGATCTTCTACCGCGCCCTCCAGACGGGCGCCCTGAGCGGCTGTGGCTTCGGCGCGACCGACATGACCACCATCGCCAACGGCATGCAGGAAGTCAGCACCGAACTGGCCGCCATCGCCAGCCGCGTCACCGACCTCGAGAAACTCACGGCCGACCAGCAGGCCCGCATCGACGCCCTTGAAGCGAAGATCAACGGCATGGATACCGGCGCCGCCAGCACCGACGTCGTGGCACTGAACGCCCGCATCGACGCGCTGGAAGCTGCCATCCGCAACATCCCCGCCGGTCCCCAGGGTCCCGCTGGCCCGACCGGTCCCCAGGGCCCCGCTGGTCCTGCCGGCCCCCAGGGTCCCGCCGGCACCAGCACCTCGGCCACCGTGACCACCCCTACTCCCACCACCAGCACCACCGTCGTGATCGGCGAGCCCACCCCCACCGTCACCACCCCCGCCCGTGACATCTATGCCGGCGTGTACGGCAGCGCCAAGATGGCCGGGAAAGGCTCCGAATGCCTGAGCCTGTCGGACAAGAAGACACCAGTCAACTACTGCCTGGGTGGCGGAGCGGTCGTCGGTAAGAACAACGTCGTCGGTCCGATCGGCGCCCGCGTCTCTGCCGAATACCAGCCCGGCTGGAATGCCGTCAGCGCCGACGTGAACGCCACCTACGCCCTGAACACGGGCAGCCGCGTCACCCCCTACGTGGGCGCCGGCCTGGGTCTGACCAGTGGCCAGCAGCGCAACAACACCAGCCAGAACGTCAGTGACGTGTACGTGAATGCCATCGCGGGTGTGGACTTCAACATCACCGACAGCATCGCCGTGTTCGCCGAGTACAACGGCCGCTACTACACCAGCAACAAGGGCTACGCCACCGGGCTCGACAGCGGCGCGGGCAACGGCCTGAGCAACGGCGTGAAAGCCGGCGTCAAGTTCTTCTTCTAAACCTCGTCCTAGTGATGAACCCCGGCTCTGCGCCGGGGTTTTCTCGTGTTTCCAGAGAGGATGGAAAGTTGACTGACAAAGGTGTTCGATTGAAGGTCAGGGTGTTTACCCGTCCACTCCACGTCCTGCCCCTGTCTTTCTCAGGTGTCGATTCAGAGGTCTCGAGGGAGATCATCAAGACCTCCGATTTCTGCTGTGAAACAGCGACAGACCTCCGCCAGAGCGACTACACTGTGCGGTGATGCGGCTCGTTTCCTTCCTTCAGGTGCTGCTCCTGCTGGGTATCGCCGCGTACCTGGCACTCGTGACCCTGGAAAACCCCGGCGTGGTCCGCCTGCCCCTCCCCACCGGCAGCGGCGAACTGACCGTGCCGGTGGGTGCAGGAGTGACGCTATTCCTGCTGCTTGGGGTGCTGTTCGCGACCCTGCTCCTCCTGCCTTCCCTGTGGAGCGAGCGGATGCGCCGCACGCGCGAGGCCCGACTGCGGCGGCAGTCAGAAGACCGGCTGACCGCCACCCTTCAGGCCCGGCTGGGAACAGCGACACTCCCGGACCCCGTCACGGCGTCTGAGGCGACTCCGTGACCGCGCCCCGCTGGGTCCTGGCACCGCCCGCCAGCCGCAAGGAACTGCTGCGCGTCATGCGGGAATGGCGGGTGTCGCCCCCACTGGCGCAGGTCCTCACGGGGCGGCACCTCACCCCCGCGCTGCTGGACCCGCCCCTGACGCTGACGCCGAACCCGGCGCTGCGCGAGGCCGCCCGGCGCATCGTGACCGCGATCAGGGCGAAGCAGCGCATCCGCATCCACGGGGACTACGACGCGGACGGCGTCAGTGCCACCGCCACTCTGGTCCTGGGCCTGCGGGACCTGGGCGCTGACGTGCACGGCTTCATCCCGCACCGCCTGAACGAGGGGTACGGTGTCCACCCGGACAAGGTCGAGGAGCACGCCGCCGCCTGCGACCTGCTCGTGACCGTGGACTG
The DNA window shown above is from Deinococcus sedimenti and carries:
- the fni gene encoding type 2 isopentenyl-diphosphate Delta-isomerase, whose amino-acid sequence is MTTPEPTDLPTRKLRHIEACLRPDSQYARQTTGLEDVPWPYRALPERNLEDVDLRTTFLGRPLAAPVLIGAMTGGAEAAGRINRNLAVAAQRLGIGMMLGSQRVMLERPEAAASFQVRDVAPDIPLIGNLGGAQFLLGYGPEQARRAVREVGADALAIHVNPLQEAMQVGGDTRWAGLRDRLAEVLLELDFPVILKEVGHGLDSASAALAAPLGFAALDVAGAGGTSWARVEQIVQFGEVRTPDLCDLGVPTAQALRDARLAAPGVPLIASGGIRTGLDAARALCLGAGVVAVARPLLEPALASAEAAEAWLANFIHELRVALFVGGYAGVTELRC
- a CDS encoding MJ1477/TM1410 family putative glycoside hydrolase, with amino-acid sequence MAARVWWAALLLGGCVGLSLESGVNRLPVPLSQARTWGYQLTGYGRDRLSRVTASPFDVVVVDTMDDDGQPWPAPEVARAARAHVLLGYLSVGAAEEYRPYWQPGWRHGIPAWLLNEQPDWPGNYDVAYWDADWQALTLRELDRVIDQGFTGAYLDLIDAYEQHPDRPAARAEMVGWVCRLAAHARARRAGFLIVPQNAAELIRDPLYAPCVDALGSEETYVYAMNRPTEAARRDALLADYALWKAAGKPVFTVDYADQPDLIGRTYAQARAQGLIPYVTVREADRLTPGQ
- the ychF gene encoding redox-regulated ATPase YchF yields the protein MGLAIGIVGLPNVGKSTLFNAITRAGALAANYPFATIEPNVGRVTVPDERLAALSRVFTKGERVPPIIPTFVEFVDIAGLVKGASKGEGLGNQFLANIREVDAIAHVVRCFEDGNVIHVAGRVDPIDDIETINTELILADLGGLEKRLQNLQKKAKGNDKDAKEQAELAEQIIAVLSEGKPARAGTYDAPIPKEFGLITTKPVIYVANVGEDNLTEDNEYVQRVREYAAAEGAQVVKISAQIEGELAEMPEDEARAFLEELGVQESGLDQLVTVGYDTLGLITFITSGEKEVRAWTIRRGEKAPEAAGEIHSDLERGFIRAEVIEWDKMVEAGGWANAKSKGWVRTEGKEYVMKDGDIMNVLHNM
- the greA gene encoding transcription elongation factor GreA, with the protein product MTKDRITMTQRGYDKLVETLHFLKTTKREEISENMGRAIEDGDLRESAAYDEARMQQSENEARISELERQLERALIIEEDATGGAGLGAKVRVRDAKGKEHQFELVGTYEVDVLNGKISDASPIGKALAGRRAGEKVTVQLPKGSAEFEILSVDYQ
- a CDS encoding phosphohydrolase; translated protein: MGAGEQKFRLQVEGGKVSDVAGREEGPTAGKTRVVEFTTPRAKLIEEANQAIRTDLREYPRALAAYDALRNDPEALAHWDMANYITMRKLGYNDHGRVHAFITGAAGLAITELLLEGGVRTDIMESGVGDTDDVFLTVILGTMLHDIGNQIHRVGHEAHGVALALPIIDRIMTPLYPDPFKRVKVRSFILGAINCHDLNPAPLTMEGGIVAVADGTDITKGRGRKAFSLGSVDIHSISALAVDQVVIERGRDKPVLISVTMNNSGGIFQVEEILAPKVIRTPLRRFVDLRATTRPEGEEQILSRVRLDGDHFVMDLESGAQVEVEVMDTQKQVQQAVANNLGISSETR
- a CDS encoding enoyl-CoA hydratase/isomerase family protein; this translates as MTQLDEFEFNNVQIDQHGPIAVLTINRPRALNALSADTLSEIAQAVNLIVEDAEVGALIITGAGDKAFVAGADISEFENLEGVYDGRELSLAGQDVMHQISSLPIPVIAAVNGFALGGGLELALACDVRVAATTARLGLPEVSLGLIPGFGGTQRLARLVGAGRALDLMLTARQVKADEALGMGLVNYVADDALTKAREVAELMLKNAPIALSLVKEAVRRGLDTTLEAGLEVEADLFGMTVATKDFREGVDAFLNKRRAEFQGE
- a CDS encoding phosphorylase family protein, yielding MSQIHVRAQPGDVAPYVLLPGDPNRARHIAETYLQDAREYTSHRQLLGFTGTYQGVPVSVQTTGMGCPSAAIVAEELARLGARTLIRVGTLGGATPSVAPGDLVIATAAVPNDGTTRQMLGGAPYAPSASFEVVEASVQAARASGAPHHVGLVMTEDAFYASTPEHARLWAGRGVLGFEMEASAIFLVAAQRGLRAACLTACSNDIGDPQLVPDDVLAAGVDRMVRVALDAIVTLAARD
- a CDS encoding S-layer homology domain-containing protein, producing MRKSLIIASTLALSLGAASAQTTTTTAAPAQVTLSDVPAGHWAKDAVDKIVQCGLIQGFPDGTYRGNENLTRYQAALIFYRALQTGALSGCGFGATDMTTIANGMQEVSTELAAIASRVTDLEKLTADQQARIDALEAKINGMDTGAASTDVVALNARIDALEAAIRNIPAGPQGPAGPTGPQGPAGPAGPQGPAGTSTSATVTTPTPTTSTTVVIGEPTPTVTTPARDIYAGVYGSAKMAGKGSECLSLSDKKTPVNYCLGGGAVVGKNNVVGPIGARVSAEYQPGWNAVSADVNATYALNTGSRVTPYVGAGLGLTSGQQRNNTSQNVSDVYVNAIAGVDFNITDSIAVFAEYNGRYYTSNKGYATGLDSGAGNGLSNGVKAGVKFFF